From a region of the Nonlabens sp. Hel1_33_55 genome:
- a CDS encoding DASH family cryptochrome, translating into MSNASIYWFKNDQRLLDNEGLCQAVAYGQPVLSIFIIDPRWFNTIVYGERKADRLRFEFLVQSLKDLKSNLKELGANLDIQVGHPETILPKLSKEHHISHIYCEQEYADEELRLLDRVKANLSKETEIVTYWGKTLYHIDDIPYTIEELPKTSKAYRINTQKKAAVRETFEKVAPFATIDNYKYGDIPDAMEVGFETNECELETFVTAGETAALERLHYYTFGSQLLTGYKWSRNKSLGLDYSSKLSPYLALGNISPRTIYEKVKQYEASIKKNTSTWWLIFEVVWRDFFTFKGMHYGNVIFQTQGFKNKKLEFENDPKLFEAWKTGTTGIPFIDASMRQLNQTGYMSNRGRVNCASFLIHDLKVDWTWGAAYFETKLIDYDVSANWLNWHMQAFEIWYTNPVNQALKYKAGPYIKKHIKELEPLTDEQVLAPWLFQRNTDYPDPVVMFSKWTRAINLIKKANGLET; encoded by the coding sequence ATGAGCAACGCAAGCATTTATTGGTTTAAGAATGATCAACGTCTACTGGATAATGAAGGATTGTGTCAAGCGGTCGCTTATGGCCAACCAGTATTGTCAATATTCATAATCGATCCTAGATGGTTCAACACTATAGTCTACGGTGAGCGCAAGGCAGACCGGTTGAGGTTTGAGTTTCTAGTTCAATCATTAAAGGACCTTAAAAGTAATTTGAAGGAGTTGGGAGCAAACCTGGATATTCAAGTGGGACATCCTGAGACCATTCTGCCAAAACTTTCCAAGGAACATCACATTAGCCACATCTATTGTGAACAAGAATATGCTGATGAGGAACTGCGACTGCTCGATAGAGTAAAGGCAAACCTATCAAAGGAGACAGAAATAGTCACCTATTGGGGCAAAACGCTTTATCATATTGATGACATACCATACACTATTGAGGAACTTCCAAAAACTTCAAAAGCGTATCGCATCAATACCCAGAAAAAAGCAGCAGTGCGTGAAACCTTTGAAAAGGTCGCTCCATTTGCAACCATTGATAATTATAAATACGGTGATATTCCTGATGCTATGGAAGTTGGCTTTGAAACCAATGAATGCGAACTTGAAACCTTTGTAACAGCAGGAGAAACGGCAGCGCTTGAGCGATTGCATTACTATACTTTCGGCAGTCAATTATTGACTGGTTATAAATGGAGCAGGAATAAATCTTTGGGTTTGGACTACAGCAGTAAACTATCACCTTATCTCGCTCTAGGAAACATATCGCCTAGAACGATCTATGAGAAAGTAAAGCAATATGAAGCATCTATTAAGAAAAACACTAGTACGTGGTGGCTCATATTTGAAGTGGTCTGGCGAGACTTTTTCACTTTCAAGGGAATGCATTACGGCAATGTCATTTTCCAAACGCAAGGCTTCAAGAATAAAAAACTAGAATTTGAAAATGATCCCAAGCTTTTTGAAGCTTGGAAAACCGGAACCACTGGAATACCTTTTATAGATGCCAGCATGCGCCAACTTAACCAGACTGGCTACATGAGTAACCGTGGCCGCGTGAACTGCGCTAGTTTCTTAATTCATGATTTGAAGGTTGATTGGACTTGGGGTGCGGCCTATTTTGAAACTAAATTGATTGATTATGACGTTTCGGCGAACTGGCTTAATTGGCACATGCAAGCCTTTGAGATATGGTACACCAATCCCGTGAATCAAGCTCTGAAATATAAAGCCGGTCCATACATCAAAAAGCACATCAAAGAATTAGAACCCTTGACTGATGAGCAAGTTCTGGCTCCATGGTTATTTCAACGCAATACCGATTATCCTGATCCTGTTGTGATGTTCTCTAAATGGACCAGGGCAATCAATTTGATCAAGAAAGCGAATGGATTGGAAACCTAG
- the lysS gene encoding lysine--tRNA ligase: MPLSEQEIVRREKLDKLREMGIDPYPAAQYHIDATTAFIKQDFADGKKVTIAGRLMSRRIQGKASFAEIQDGKGKIQVYFNRDEICPGEDKSLYNDVYKKLLDIGDFIGIEGELFTTNVGEQTVMVKNFEVLSKALRPLPLPKTDADGNTYDEFNDPEMRYRQRYADLVVNPKVKDVFVKRTKLFNAMRSFFNEREYFEVETPILQPIPGGAAAKPFITHHNSLDIPLYMRVANELYLKRLIVGGFDGVYEFSKNFRNEGMDRTHNPEFTAMEIYVSYKDYNWMMDFTESLLEHCAMKVNGKTTSTFGKHEIEWKAPYPRVTMTDAIKQFTGFDITGKSEDELFAFAKAQDIDVDKSMGKGKLIDEIFGEKCEGNFIQPTFITDYPKEMSPLCKTHRENPELTERFELMVCGKEIANAYSELNDPIDQRERFEAQAALADRGDDEAMFIDQDFLRALEYGMPPTSGLGIGMDRLIMFLTNNPSIQEVLFFPQMRPEKKAGVELNEDEKVVFERLKKHEKVDLNALKEEAGLSNKKWDKAVKGLTGKKVAKVSKTDGGLFIEVV; this comes from the coding sequence ATGCCACTTTCTGAACAAGAAATCGTTAGACGTGAAAAACTTGACAAATTGCGTGAGATGGGAATCGATCCCTATCCAGCAGCGCAGTATCACATTGATGCCACCACAGCATTCATAAAACAGGATTTTGCAGACGGCAAGAAAGTTACCATAGCTGGCCGATTGATGTCCAGAAGAATTCAGGGAAAGGCTTCTTTTGCTGAAATCCAAGATGGAAAAGGAAAGATCCAAGTCTATTTTAACCGTGACGAGATCTGTCCTGGTGAGGATAAGTCTTTATATAATGACGTTTACAAGAAATTGCTTGATATAGGTGACTTTATAGGAATTGAGGGCGAGTTGTTCACGACAAACGTGGGAGAGCAAACCGTTATGGTCAAGAATTTTGAAGTATTGAGCAAGGCACTGCGACCATTGCCATTACCTAAAACAGACGCCGACGGTAACACCTATGACGAGTTTAACGATCCTGAAATGCGCTACCGTCAACGGTATGCAGACCTTGTGGTCAATCCCAAAGTTAAAGACGTATTTGTCAAGCGTACCAAGCTTTTCAATGCGATGCGATCATTTTTCAACGAGCGTGAATATTTTGAGGTAGAAACACCCATCTTACAACCCATTCCAGGTGGCGCAGCTGCAAAACCCTTTATTACCCATCACAATTCGCTGGACATACCGCTATATATGCGTGTTGCGAATGAGTTGTATTTGAAGCGTTTGATTGTAGGCGGATTTGATGGCGTTTATGAATTCAGCAAAAATTTTAGAAATGAAGGAATGGATCGTACCCACAATCCAGAATTCACGGCTATGGAAATCTACGTTTCCTACAAGGATTATAATTGGATGATGGATTTCACTGAAAGTCTATTGGAGCACTGTGCCATGAAGGTGAATGGTAAGACGACCAGCACTTTTGGCAAGCATGAGATTGAGTGGAAAGCGCCCTATCCAAGAGTCACAATGACCGATGCGATCAAACAATTTACAGGCTTTGATATTACTGGAAAAAGTGAGGATGAGTTGTTCGCTTTCGCGAAAGCGCAAGACATCGACGTCGATAAATCCATGGGAAAAGGGAAATTAATTGACGAGATATTTGGCGAAAAATGTGAAGGAAACTTTATCCAACCCACATTTATTACTGACTATCCCAAAGAGATGAGTCCGCTGTGTAAAACACACCGCGAGAACCCAGAGCTTACGGAGCGTTTTGAGCTTATGGTTTGTGGTAAGGAAATCGCTAATGCTTATTCAGAATTGAATGATCCTATTGATCAGCGGGAACGTTTTGAAGCACAAGCCGCTCTTGCGGATCGCGGTGATGACGAGGCGATGTTTATCGATCAGGATTTCTTGAGAGCATTGGAATATGGAATGCCTCCTACATCTGGATTAGGAATAGGAATGGATCGTCTGATTATGTTCTTAACCAATAATCCATCGATTCAAGAAGTATTATTCTTCCCTCAAATGCGACCAGAGAAAAAAGCCGGTGTCGAATTGAATGAGGATGAGAAAGTGGTTTTTGAGCGCTTGAAAAAACATGAAAAAGTAGACCTCAACGCTCTAAAAGAAGAAGCTGGATTGTCCAATAAAAAATGGGATAAAGCCGTAAAAGGTCTTACTGGAAAAAAAGTCGCCAAAGTTTCAAAAACGGATGGTGGATTGTTTATTGAGGTGGTTTAG
- a CDS encoding YqaE/Pmp3 family membrane protein — MSIWRVILAVILPPLAVLDKGCGSIVIVFILTLLGWIPGVIAALIILNNPNR, encoded by the coding sequence ATGTCCATTTGGAGAGTTATTCTTGCTGTTATTTTGCCACCGCTAGCCGTGCTTGATAAAGGATGTGGTTCGATAGTTATCGTATTTATATTGACACTTTTGGGGTGGATTCCTGGCGTGATTGCAGCATTGATTATTTTGAATAACCCCAACAGGTAA
- the lipB gene encoding lipoyl(octanoyl) transferase LipB, with amino-acid sequence MNKTVRFQDLGRKDYKETWDYQEQLFKEILDTKIKNRREDAGLETDNHLLFVEHDHVYTLGKSGDEENLLANQDLLKKIGATYYKINRGGDITYHGPGQITGYPILDLENFFTDIHKYLRFLEEIFITILADYNLKGERSPGETGVWLDVGTPFARKICALGVRASRWVTMHGFAFNVNTDLGYFDHIIPCGIQDKAVTSLASELKRDVDMDEVKEKIKKYFAEMFEAQLTD; translated from the coding sequence ATGAACAAAACCGTCCGTTTTCAAGATCTAGGTCGTAAGGATTACAAGGAAACTTGGGATTATCAAGAGCAGCTTTTCAAGGAGATTCTAGATACCAAAATCAAGAATAGGAGAGAAGATGCAGGTCTGGAAACCGACAATCATTTGTTGTTCGTAGAGCATGACCATGTATATACGCTAGGTAAAAGCGGCGATGAAGAAAACCTGCTGGCAAATCAAGATCTGCTTAAAAAAATAGGAGCTACTTATTATAAGATCAATCGTGGTGGTGATATCACTTATCACGGTCCAGGACAGATTACCGGTTATCCCATTCTAGATCTAGAGAATTTCTTTACTGACATTCATAAATACCTAAGATTCTTAGAAGAAATCTTCATCACAATATTAGCCGATTATAACCTCAAAGGCGAGCGCAGTCCGGGCGAGACCGGAGTTTGGTTGGATGTAGGCACTCCATTTGCCCGCAAGATTTGTGCGCTGGGCGTGCGAGCCAGTCGCTGGGTTACCATGCATGGTTTTGCTTTTAATGTCAATACAGATTTGGGCTATTTTGACCATATTATTCCTTGTGGGATTCAGGACAAAGCGGTCACTTCACTGGCATCAGAATTGAAACGAGATGTTGATATGGATGAAGTCAAGGAGAAAATTAAAAAGTATTTCGCAGAAATGTTTGAAGCACAACTTACCGATTAG
- a CDS encoding DNA topoisomerase IB, translating to MTLTPEQITNALAEPEMAAHLADLVYIQDEHLSIHRKKYGKGFTYLINNKDRVTDKKEIDRIKALVIPPGWKDVRISGIENGHLQSVGRDDKGRKVYRYHDLWNVLRNQTKFFKMSAFAKALPNMRKQLEKDLELNGMPLNKCLAIVLSVMDATHIRVGSEQYARRNKTYGLSTLRTKHVDDTADGIEFHFNGKKGVQQTKNIIDADLVELIHQCEEIPGWELFQYYDESGKHHGIDSGMVNDYIHRIGGEIFTAKDFRTWGATTTFFETVLELPKPESEKEKDKNILKGYDAAAEELGNTRAVCRQYYVHPEVPNIYQDDNFEPYRKKARNYKDKNHMTASERCVQEIIENFEIEFKLDE from the coding sequence ATGACGCTCACTCCCGAACAAATCACCAACGCACTAGCTGAGCCAGAAATGGCGGCACACCTTGCAGACCTTGTCTATATACAGGACGAGCACTTATCCATTCACCGAAAAAAATATGGTAAGGGCTTTACTTATTTGATCAATAATAAGGATCGAGTGACTGATAAAAAAGAGATTGATCGCATCAAGGCGTTAGTGATACCGCCAGGTTGGAAAGATGTGCGTATCTCTGGAATTGAGAATGGCCACCTGCAATCTGTGGGACGTGATGACAAGGGCCGCAAGGTGTACAGATATCATGACTTGTGGAATGTTCTTAGAAACCAGACAAAGTTTTTTAAAATGTCCGCTTTCGCGAAAGCGTTACCCAACATGAGAAAACAGCTAGAAAAAGACCTCGAATTAAACGGTATGCCGCTTAACAAATGTCTTGCCATCGTACTGTCTGTAATGGATGCGACGCACATTAGAGTAGGTAGTGAGCAATATGCGCGCAGGAATAAAACCTACGGGCTGTCCACACTTAGAACCAAACATGTGGATGATACGGCAGACGGTATCGAGTTTCATTTTAATGGCAAAAAAGGCGTACAGCAAACCAAAAATATAATCGATGCAGACCTGGTGGAGCTCATTCATCAATGTGAGGAAATTCCAGGTTGGGAACTTTTTCAATATTATGATGAATCAGGCAAGCATCATGGTATCGATAGTGGAATGGTCAACGATTACATCCATAGAATAGGCGGTGAAATTTTCACGGCCAAAGACTTTAGAACTTGGGGTGCCACCACCACATTTTTTGAAACGGTTCTAGAATTACCTAAACCAGAAAGCGAAAAAGAAAAAGACAAGAATATCCTAAAAGGCTATGATGCCGCTGCAGAAGAATTGGGCAATACACGTGCGGTTTGCCGCCAGTACTACGTGCATCCTGAAGTTCCAAATATTTATCAGGATGACAATTTTGAACCCTATCGCAAAAAGGCGAGAAACTACAAGGATAAGAATCACATGACCGCGAGTGAGCGTTGCGTGCAGGAAATCATCGAGAATTTTGAGATTGAGTTCAAGCTAGATGAGTAA